The following is a genomic window from Anopheles aquasalis chromosome 3, idAnoAquaMG_Q_19, whole genome shotgun sequence.
ATGTGCTTTCTGATATTCCAATTGCAAAAGGTGTGGTTTAGGATTCGCACAGCATCTATTACAAACAAATTATTTGTCTGTCATGAGGTTATTTATTAATGacaaattaaatttactttttAGTACAATAAAAGTGAACAGAGTGTATCatgaattgttttgatttttgcacaaaatgtGGCAATGTATTGCTACTACAAAATGCATATAAAGATTCATGTCGATTTGATAACAAAAATCTACGTTAGATAAGAGGACGTCTTGCACAGAATCTCTTGTTTAGTCCTTTGTGCCAATGAGAATAGTGCAGGTACTTTCAGTCGACAAATGGCGACAAGAAAACGGCTCTGAACCCAACATGCCACTGGCTAACTGCTGAGCATCGCACTCATTTCCGTGCAAGAATTATCATTATTCGAAGGAAGCAGAATAATTGAACTCGTCATTACGCTACGTGCACACAgcctcccttttcctttgcaAGTACGCACCAGCATATAATCTAATGGGAGAATAAAGCAGCGAGAAAAATGCTAGTCAAACATCTACAGCtcattattgttgttatgATTGATGTATGATAATTGAACCAATTGTACCTTTCACTGTCTGAGAAACTGTCTAAGTATTGTACGTTTTGTTCTAATGTACCTCACCGTTACCAATCGTCCACTCAATACTATTGTGACTCTACAAATGCTTCGCTTCTATTTTGCGCAATGTTGGGCGCATGTCGCACAGAATGAACAGATATATAATCATGTGGCCGTTAATGGCAgctattttgttttaataaataagTGCACACGTCTATACAATGACAGACACTAGCAGCGATGAACAGTATAAGACAATAAGCTTATTTTAAATTacactttttgtgtttttggtcgTCAAACATTCAGACCTATTGCTTTGGATGtaattttggtttatttttaactATGTCAGTCTTGAAACTCAAAATTGTaataaaagcaataaaacaattcaactttaaaataggactgcctgatggcgcaccctgtagatGTTTCGAATTTTTTGAGGAGACAATTTGCAATATTCCCACTCAAGACAGATGAGAATTTGAAGCTCACTCTGTACATTTCTCATTTAAACGGCCAATTGCACAAAACAGTATTTTAAAACTGATAATATGCAATAATTTTTATCAGTTTGCAAAAGAGTATACTACAGAGATTTGAAAAAAGTAACAGTGTTGAACTTGCTCAATTCCTTTAAAAAGAAATGTAATGTAATTTTTCATTACATTAATTGGCATAGGCAGCAAGCGTTATGATGTATGAGTAAGCTCTTTACACATTTTAAAGTACATTTTGGAgactttttttgttggtcCATAAAATTATCCCTTTAAAAAATCCATTCTAATGGTTGCAAATTAATGATTGCATTTTGCGACAGTTCTTGAATGCTCGCGTTGTTCTTTCTTTGGTGAGCAGAAAGCGATTGAGCGTTACATAAACCGACACCGTTACCATTCTCTTCTAACAGCCTTTAAGCTGGTACAGTACATGCTTGCTGTCAATTGATACGTTGACTTTCAATAACCCTGTGCCAAACGGGGCCAGGTCTCTTTCTAGTGATAATGTTTAATGAAGGATGTCGATTTAAGCGCTTGTTTCCGGACACGGTCCACTGACCTGCAACTTCGAAACTATGAGCGGAGGTGACGTGAACTTCACGACAAACAATGGCCATACATGAACCAAAATTGCAGAAGGCAGAGAAGAGGCTTTGGTCGATAGTTTAAACACCGTTTCTGGATGTTTCACACCTCTCACAGCGCCCTAAAACAGAGCTCGAAAAAGAATTGGCCCTCAATTTGCTGGGACATAGGCAAGGATAGCGCGGAACCGTTGGGTGAAGTAAAATCATTATTGATTTTGCTACCTCCAACAATCGCACTATTCTAACATGAATGGTCACACGTCATAGAGCAGGCATCGGCGAGGGTCGCTGGAATATGCCTGCTGCCTTTAGCTTGAAATGTATGTCTAAACTTTATTATCATCGACAACAGACGATCCTCACCATCCCATCTATCAACCAGTTTACAAGCACATTGTTATAACACAAGTTAGCGATCATTGGTAGGGCCCAAAGCGGAAGTAGGAGTTTGCAATGTGTTCTAATAGATATGCACTGATGTACATCACGAACCGACCATTGCAATCAATTCGACTCAATAAACTGTAACCATTCCATTCAGTCTAAAAACCAATTGTTCCCCATCCTAGTGTTTGttctctttttatttctcgaaccttttttttctctaatttTTACAACAACTAAGGTTGATATAAAAGCTGTTGCTTTGGAAACTCTTGATATTGTGTTCTCgatttgatcatttttcaataACCAACGTATAAGATCATGGTTACAATTTCAAGGTCATTGCATTTCCATacttgctcgcttgcttgcaAAGGCGATGCGATTAGCATTCacgttctttttgtttcaagACAATTTGTTCTGTATCGTTTGTAATAgacaaatgaaataataaaacaacacTAACAGCCGTTTACCGTGTGTTATCAGTAAGTAAACCGGATGCACGCATTGTATTCGTCGATATCGGGAATGCTAGAGCACAAGTACTATGGGACCTATCAGTGAAATGATTGAAATACTTATTAGTTTTCATCTTGTGTTCTGGGCTGGCAAAGCAAAAAGGGGCCCAGGTTACTCCAGCCAGATACGGATGTACAGATGCACTAATGTTTGCATTCATCTTAGGCACCGTGTTACGAGATATCGTACATGATTTAATAATCATCTCACCTCCTTTAACCTGAGGGGCTGAACACGATGAGCGTTGGATGTGTTGTGCCTATTACGAGAACTAAAGGGAACTGAACGCTGACAGTCTCGatgtaaatcaatttcaattttcactttttatcATAAGACACACACACTTTCTAATAAAAACTTCCTATGTAAAATACTGCATATTATGTTACGCGATAATCATTTCACTTTATATTCCACACGGACGGGTGTCGATTACCCACTTGTCTTGGAGGTGTCTAGGGGTTTTATTAATTGGTTTGAGCTGTTGTTTCATTTGATGGATCACAAAGTTAATGTAACACATTTAAACTTAAATTACGAGCATGCGAACAATCTTCTGAACAATATAAATCACAGCCTCCGATTTGAAGATGTCTAAATGTCACTGATTCCTATTATCGATATAATGCCATTGTCCGCttaataaatatattaaattaaactaattcttttctcttctccctcGTTTGTAAACGCCTTCACTcgtctaataaaaaaaaaaacagaacgacCAGCACATTTCTTTGCTGTTTTCTTCAATCAAAGTACAATGATTGAACAAGATTGATGATGGTCGTATAGGCTTGCCATTACTTAATGATTATATATTAGAATACCTTTTGCTAGTGCACTGTTCGGTTTCTAGTGCGTTTGTGAGCACGAGGGTCCAGTTTGGAGAAACTTTAGAATtgtttgaaaaagaaaacacatctTAGTCCACCAGGATACACGAGGATAGCACAAGCATAGTCGTAATCATCGATACCATGCCAACAGGGGCTCACAGGTTGATAGGTTGAGACGATTCTTGTGCATTGAAACTATCCATCAATTATGAGTaagaattatgttttttttttcattgctgTTGGCACGATGCAATCCGTTGGAAGTTAGTTAACTTTTGCCCCTGCCTGGAGCTGGCTGGACGGAAGGGCGGTCGAAGTGGGGTTTGAGGAAAAGCCCCCTTCAAGCGATGCACACGGATGCAAATAATCGCAGGATACCCGACTTGGTCACGACTTACTATTTCGACTTTTACACGACTTTCTATTCCGCTCTCTATCGctcgctctttttctctctcggaCACACTTCGTTACATGGCGCTAGAAGGAAGAAGACAGCCACACAATCTGTGGCAAACATTCAACTATCGATTGCTTTGGGGCCAAGTTTTTATGCCAAAGACAAAGATCATTCGATACTTTTCGCGACCAACTGAACATAAACGAACAGGCAAGATGGGGCCTACTTAGCCACCAGCGCTGGCTATCTCAGTGGATGACATAAAGGAGACTTTGCCAAACCTACTTTTTTCCGTTATATACCACCAACCGTCAGCAGTTCCCTCTCCATCGCCCCATTACACGCACTTGGCCAACGAATCAATCCCCTCCCGCAGCAAATGTTAAAACGGGCATTTGCTTCTAAACGAAAAGTCCCAATTCTTAGCCAGGCATCGCGGATGAGATCGACGGAACACAAGCCCGCAGCACCCCTGCGTCGAAGGGGATCGCAAAAGCCTCCGCCTTCCACATCCCTACTTGGGCGGACGGTTCTTCCACTTTGCTGATCCACACTACACTCGGTTACCACTAGCCTCGCTGGAAAATGTACTTAAAACTGGCAAACCACTAGAAGCAGGGGTTTCTGGCTAATGGTTTATGTGTAAAACGTTGGGAGGACAGAGTGACTATTAAACCTATTAAAGTTAGCCCCTCTAGCCACAGTCCAATCGATAGTGTACACCGCCACAGCCTGAAAGTTTACTTACACGGGAAGTGTGGAATTCTGGACCGTTGCTCGGACCTGGCCACTCGACGGAAGAAGAGGCTGGGCGATCCCAATTTTCGATTCTTTGCAGAGTTCCGTGCGTTCGatcgagaagaaaatgaaacaacgaCCAACCATTTGACACTCGGCCGAGCCGAGAGCGAGAAGGCACGAGCGCGGAAAGACAGAGACCAGAACAGCGCTGACGTTTTAACGGCGCCAATCTCCTTTTCAAAAATTTTATATAAAGGCGACCACTGAAATTCCCGAAACCTGAGCTGCTGCAACCTGAACTCCTGTATTCAGCTATACGCGAAAACTAAAATCCACTGAGACTACTTCAACGATTTATCAGCAAAATTCCGCACTGTTGGCACGGATCGCAACCAACAGTGGATTTCTGCTCTATCATCGTGCCAACGACAACGGAACGACAGCTATACCTGAACCTTTTTTTAGGGGCCTGCCAACAACTAAAAGTAGAGTACATAgaatttgaatcatttttatcgatgattttttttttaacaagtTCCATTTGAACGAAGACGGAGGCAAAAATAAATCTCAAAATAGAATTCATGTATTTCTAACAATCAATTTAGACACAGAATGATTGATGAATGATTATTAAACAAacgtttttttattgtgtaGTTATATCCTGTTTATATGTGCTTATAAGAATGCTTATAAAAGAATGATTCATTCGCATTCTTAGCCTTTTTACATTACTTATCTATGAATCAAACTAGAATATGATTCAATGGATGAATCTAAAATTATACATGaacagttttatttttctgattGTGTTACTAGAAATATACAATTCGTCCCTTAATTAATgataataaattgaaaatgattacTATCAAATCGTTAGAATTGGTAGAATCGTTTCGGACCTTCAGGGTGTTGAAACATATTCATACCAAAGtgcttttctatttgtttgctAAACAACGAATGCTAGGTAGCGAAAGGATATTCAAACGGTACCTTCATACGCATGGACATGGGCATAAGAGATGTGCATTAATCTAGTTATACATTGTTGTCACCTTCTAAACTTACATTACACTATGAAAACCAAGAAGAAAGCGAAGGCTGCCTTTTCGCCTAATTTAGTAGCTAAGCTACTTCGGATGTATTACACTTGATGCCTGAATTGATTTGTTAGATCTCTTCCGGTTGAGACGCACGGGCGGTTAGATCGTTGTCGGATTTCGAGGCGAACTCCATGATTTCCACTAAACAGCGCCCGAACTCCTGCAGTATCATACGCTCAGAGGTGCGTATGCTGCAGCCGCGTTTTTGGCATTCATCCGCCTGAGCGATCATGCATTGCAGCGTTGCCTCGATCACGTCTGGTGTCATGAAGTTGTGTGGTTGCTTGTTTAGAGGTAGCTTCGACATATCAGTGTTGAGCGACAATTGGTTCGCGTTCGCCGCATCATAAACCATCAGTTTTGTATCACCTGTCGATAACGCCTGTGACAAATGTCTTTGCATATCGCGCCCATACAATCCAGGGGATAACTTAGGCGCAACACCATCCTCCAGCGATTTACCTGAGCCATCGGCAACTCCAAAATAGTGAAACTCTTGTACGAATTGATCGGTGTTGCGGCATCCTGTAGGGGAGACCAAAGAATGAAGTATTAATTGATTCCTAATAACCATCAGTCGTGGTTCCTGTTCCAACTTACCAATGCATTTGCAGTTGCTGGAGCAAGGAATTTTTGCCTCGTAACACTCGCAGTAGTTCTTTAGGCAACCGGATCGCTTACAGTTGCACCCCTTTGTGTGTAAACGCGTGGCAACATCGGATGGTCCAATCGAGCCAATTTTTGGTCTGCATTTcaaaaagagaggaaatgaAACGGTGAAGCAGTTAGTCAGAACAGCATGGATACCGATAGAGCAGCCATATACGTACTTGAAAGCATTCGGATTACGTTCGAGTGTGCAACGGATGGCTTTCTGACGTGCATAGTCGTCCTTCTGCGTGTTGTGGCAGTCCTTACAGTTGCAGTTGTAGCAAAACTCGCCATTTGCAAAGCAATCGCAGTATAATTTTAAGCATTGGGATTTAGTACAATTGCACGGTCGCTTTTTATAGCCTTCTTCAGCATAACTATAAGACATGGACGTGATCGAATGTGCAGCTGATGCCTCTATATCGCCCGACTCATCATAGTCCTCTTTAATTGAAGACAGGATTTTCGTTTCAGTAAACGGTTTTTGGTCGAAAtcgtcttcctcgtcttcATAGCTAACAATCTCTTTCACGATCGTCTCTTTAGACGCTGAACCGCCTGCTTTCGGGAGCATAGGGGATTTTCCAAGAACCGTTCGAATTTGCTTtgaatcgatcggtttcatATCTTCTGTTTTGATTACTAAAGAACGTGATCCCCCAACTACATTTATCTTATTCTGGGTTTGTAAATTATTGCCGCTAATGATGATTCTGCGCTGTGTAGGCAAAGGAGGCTTCCCAGTTGAAGATGTAGGTGTAGCTGTAGTGCTACTCGTTGCTTGAATTTCACCATTGCGGACCACGTAGGTCTTATTGTTTTGCAAGAAAATCTTCGAGGGAATTGTTACAGCTCCAGCCGGCGATTTTGTAGTGAGACTTCCTACGGAACGAACCTGTCCGATCGCCGAGACGGTGTTCTGTTTATTTGTCGTTTGCACCACTATCTTTGTTGGCAGTGCTGCCGTATCAGCCGCCGAGTCAGTTCTATTTTGCGCTGGCTTCATTACGCGCAAATACTGTACAGGTTTCACACCGGACAGATTAACGGATTGTAGTTGTGCCTTTTTGCCAGCCAAAGCAGAAGCATTTGCTgtgtttaaaataattttagGAGAATCAGCACTAGCTTGGTTGGCGTGGCTATTAAGAACCCGCGTAGCTATCGGTTGGGTGGAAATGTTCGCCTTCGTCACGCGCAGTGAGCCTTCTGGGATTTGTCCAGACACACATGGAACAACTTGagaaaccattttcatcgTGCTTCCCGGGAGGGATTTCATAGTAATCGTTTTAGTCGTGCTCCCTGCGCCTGTAATATGGGGAGACGATTTGGCCAGGGTAACGTTTTTTGGCACTACTGGAGACGCTGATCCACTCTTGGACTGTATCTGTACGACGCGAGCATTCGCGTTAAGCAACACTTTAGTGGGAGGTTGTACGCTAGGGCTGCTAacggcgatcgatcgtttcaaaGATTCGTTTGATTTCATTATCACTGACCCGTCGGATTTGACCAGACGGTAGGACAGTGTTTGAGTAGCCGGCCTCTGATTTGTCTGAGAGTTGTTTAGCAATTTGATGGCGCTACCACCGGTAGACGCAACTTGCGATGGTTGTGGCCGTATCACCACAACACTATCCAAAGTAGTAACAGGGCTCCGTCCTGACGATTGAAGCGTAAATTTTCTTACCCCTTGTACGTTTGCAGAAACCGATGGTACAACCTCTCCATCTGAGTCAGAATTGCCATCTTTTTCCTCGAGTAATTGTTCCTCGTATTCCTCTCCATCGCAACCAATCTAGatacaaatgaaaaataatgttAAATCCACTTGATGCCACTATATGCCCGTTGAAGATTGTATCGCTTaccatttcgattgtttcgattgtttcaatttcatcgaGATGCTCCTCATACTCATCATCGCCAGTTAAAATCAGCTCTTCATGTTCTTCCAGCTCGTCCACTTCCTCATACTCCATCGTGTATTCCACCAGATCGTCGGAATCTTCGATATTGTGCTTCAATTCGTCCATGTTTAGTTAATCAATGTATTCTGTGCAAAACAAAATATCTATTGAATTGGTTATCTGGCATAATTGTTCGTTGAACAACTTCAACGGGATTAAACGAAATATCAAACTGcatctattttatttttaagggacaaaaatcaaccaaatgagaaggttttttttcaaaaccccaACATTCGGTCTGTCATTATTATTCTGTAACGCATTTCCCTGCCGCGATGTGACCAGGGGATGCCCACGGAGCTTATTAGGGGCTGGGGTTTTATGataccttttctttttatgattatCTACAAACGAATGCGATAGCGCAGCAGTCTTGTTAAGCCGAAGTGGAAATCATATTTCTCCCAGAaactttttcgcttctttgaaattcaaattcaaaacaaacttTTTGAAGGAGCTCTTGAGGAGTGAAAAGAGGGTGGGAGGGGAATGGGTGCGAAGTATTTTTGACTGCGACGTTTGCTGGTTAGATCCAACTTCTTCTGAACCAGCGCGCGCTGCAGATTTGGCGaccgaaaatggcaaaaagcgGATTTCATGGCTTATTTTCGATGCGACATCGGTGTTGAAAGTACTACAGCACGCGGCCTTCAGTCGTTCCTAACAGCTAATCCGCGTAATTCAACCAGCCCGCTCTGAATACTTGGTTATGTGTGATACGGAAACTTACATCGAACAGTTGGCGCGGATCGAATCTCTTTCCCCAAATCACTTTAATCGCCGTAGGTATCTACCGTAGGGTCCTGGGGCGTTCCAGTCGTCACCGAAGAATCCGTTTTCAACTTCAGCCACAAGCACTTTTCGGAGCTAGATCGATGTTCCCTCGAACAGTTTGCTTCCGGACCAATAAGACGCgtatttattttgcaaaactCACAACGTTCCACAATGGCCAGAGTCCGCCCGTCGACCGGGAATACACGATATTTAGTGGGCGCGAATGGTACGGCAGTTTTTAGCAGCGCGTGTTATCAGAAATCGAGAATTTGAagaattaaatttcaaaatcaaatttatatttctccgtttttctttcggcACCTTTTTTCGTTCTCGAACCAACAATTTGACAGTACCAGACCAGCGCTGCCAACCTGCAGGCGGGCGTTCCTTTTGAACCGGTTATTTCGGATTCGGAAAACACGCCACCCGACTCGAACCGATAGCGCGGCTGTGAATTCGAAATTCGTTTGATTTTATGCGAAGAATCCACGGAAAatacaaaagagaaaaaggactGGACAACTTTCATTATCAGTCAGCTGTATCATCGTGTTGTGCTCATCACACGGATGCCTAAATGCCTTTTTATAAGAAAAGCTTGAATGAATCATTTAACTCAATCAATACCGAtgcatttattttataaactATAGGGCGTCGCCAATCGAAAAGAAACAGGGATAACTTAATAAGAGGATCCTGCAGCTTCATGATTCTTCGATAAAGATCGCCGTTGATACATAAACCACCATTTATTTCGAAAGAACACAAATCGCATGCGCAAGCCGGAGCGGACGGCTTAAGAAACGTGGTTGCATCATTTAAAAGACGGATTGAGTTCACAGTCGCTGTTTTAATACGGCTAGTGAAACGTAATTCCTTTAACTTAACATCGTTCTGGTCCGTTTACAGAAAAGACCGCAAAGTCGCCCCTAAGCGAGCAGGATGAATGTGGCCAAAAAGTGCGGCTTTTGCGGAAAAGAATCGACGTTAAAGTGTGGCGGGTGCGCCGGAATCTACTATTGCAATCCGGACCATCAGAAAAAGCATTGGcgtgcaaaacataaaaatgagtGCGCCAAACCGTACGAGGTGAATTTTTCGGGAACCAGGTTTGCTTCGCATTAACAGGCTGCATTTTAGTAAAGGGCTTTTATTGATAACACTTTGCAACTCTAATCTCACCGGTGCAACGCTACAGTACAGTACAGTAGTTGAAGAATCTAGCTAAAAATAGATCTCGGCTATGTCTGAAACGTGCGCCGGACACGCGCTATAGAGACCCCTCTATAATCGTGATCTCTTTAATGACCAGCGGTAAAAAATAACTTATTAACAGCTTTTAAATTCTTCTGCCTGATTAGATCGTCTATCATTCGAAGGAAGCAAAGGTAATATAAAGGTGTAAAACTATAATACTTACTTGCCAAACCATTCAAAAACACTTATTATCCTTATTCACTTTCGTGCTCCTTTGGCAGATTCccaaaaaatgtcgaaatTTCCGCTTTAAAACAGCAAATCGCTATCGTGTGCTAACCAAAATTACAATTACAGACCTTCAACATGTCGCTACCATGTCGATATCCCATGTGTCCCACGCAATCTCTATTCGATACGATCATTTACAAGTATGATTTGCTCCCCGTTTTTGCAGCTGGCAAGGAATGAAGAAATTGGCCGTTACTTTATGGCCACCAAGCCCATCCCCAAGGACACGGTACTGTTTTCTGAAAACCCGCTTGTAATTGGACCAAAATGGAATCTGGACGAGTACGAGCAACGGTCGGCGATAGTTCCGTGTGTTGGTTGTTTCGCTGATTGTCGCCTCGGACAATTCCGTTGTGAGCATTGCCATTGGCCAGCCTGTAAACCGGATTGCCCCGGATTGACCAACGCGAACCTACACGGTATTGAGTGCGGCATCCTTCGCTTCGGGCGGGCCCCAAAGCCCACCGATGATCCGGAAACATTCTTCGACTACTATCGCTACGATGCACTGCTAGTGCTGAAGTGTTTGGCCATCCAGATCCGTAGTCCAACACAGTTCGAGCAAATGATGAACCTGGAAAGCCACTATGAAATGCGTAAGAATACGCATTACTATCAAGATGCCGATGACCGCGTGGTGTCCTATTTGTTGCGCAATTATTTGGAACCGCTGCAAAAGCTTGAACAAAAGCAAGGCAAGCAAGTGCTCAAGGTGTGCGACAGGAAGGTGCTGCACAAGATTGCCGGAATATTGGAGGTAAATGCAATGGTAATTCCATTGGCTAATGGAAGAGAAATTTGTGGTCTCTATCCCATCGGGTGTATGCTGGAACACTGCTGTGTTCCCAACTCGTTTTACACGTTTGACTGCTCTAAGGGCATGAAGCTAACGTTCAAGGCCGGAAGGGATATTCAAAAAGGTTTGTTTCCGTATACTCACTACCGGCCAATGCTGGCGGACGTTCATAATTCTCATTCTTCTGAGGTCGTCCTTCTCGAACAGGTGAACACTTGTCCACAACCTATACGCATTCCTTGTGGGGAACGCATCTACGCCGGCAGCATTTGAAAACGAACAAATACTTTGGTTGCAAGTGTGAACGCTGCTCTGACCCGACGGAATTCGGAACGTTTCTTAGTGCTCTAAGGTGTATGGGATTGGATGGAGAGCCATGCGGCGGATATCAGCTACCGATAGATCCACTGTCCGAAACCAGTGACTGGAAATGTGATCGTTGTCCGGTGCAAATAACACACGATCAGGTGAACTTTCTCTTGTCGAAGATTGGCGAGGAAGTAGATGAGCTTATGGGACGCAAGGCCTCCGTCAAGGAATTCGAGGATCTCATACACAAACTGCAGAATTTCTTGCATCCTAATCACTTCCATCTGCTTACGTTGCAACATTCGCTGATTCAAATGTACGGCCACTTAAGCGGATATCAACTACAGGGACTTTCCGATGCGTTGCTGCAAAGGAAGCTGTCCATGTGTCGCGATATGATGCGTATTATCGACGTGCTCGATCCCGAATCGTTTCGACTCACGCTCTACGCCGGGTCCATATTGCTAGAGCAGCAGTTTGCACTGGTTGAACGGAATAGACGACAGCAAACTTCCGGTACTGGTAACGTAGAGAACATGAAGCGTGACTACCAAGAAGCGTATGATTGTTTAATGCGCGCTAGAAAAATGCTACACAATGAAATGGGAACTAAACAAGGAAAGAAGCTGTTGGAAGAGGTAGAGCGCGCACTGGAGCGGATCAGCGACGATCCTTTGGCAGCAGTTGATCCCGTGGAAACAGTCTGAGCTGATCACATCGCGGCAGGATCATTGCGACGTTTAACACaactttttaataaaacaattaattaaacCTTTTTTCCAGACATCATTTAATAAGGATGTACAGAGATTTTGTTTGGAATTAAGTTTTGCTAAGAGAAAGCTACGTTAGAAATTAACGCTCGCATAGTACACCCAAACAGGGTCGTGGATTTGATTAAAGAAACTCGTCAGGTTCCCGAGGAGCATCTAGATCGCGATAGTGAATTACTGGTCGGTAGTCCGGTCCTCCCATTctaaaaatataaacataaaaGACGTTTGTTTTATAGAAAACTGTATCCTCTGGAAAAAGACGACAATGACGAGCTACAGCTGTGGTGTTTCTTGGGAAAATGTTCTTTATTTTAGAAAGTTGCTATACCGATTTCGGTGACGCCAAAAACTAATTTATAAATGTGGTTGTATTGTGTTGAAAAAAGAATTGATCGTTTCTGCTACCATTCGTCATTTCTGCTCTAAGCCCATGTTAATCTAACCAAACTGCCTTGTGCGATGTTGAGGTAGATTGGGTAGATGGCAGCTcaaaaaaaactatcattGAAACTGGGCACATCCAAATCGCTGTAGGCAATAATCGGTCGTCGTGGTTCGACTAACGGCCCTCTGAGAAGTGTGTATACCACGATTAGAGAACCGGATGGAGCGGCAACAATCGCCCGTCAACCACATGCCATAAAAGAGCGCCATGGAAAGGATAGTCAgcgggaaagaaaaaacaaaacaaaaactcattATCCAATGTAAACGTGAAACTCGAATCGGTAGGTAGGTGAAGGCGACGTCAAAAGTAGCGATCAATTCCACAGGAGAAACGCTGCACCAAGTCTATGAATTTACACGCGCCACGACCACTACTAGATCACCCTACATTAAAAAAGCTAAAGCACATACCTTCCAGAGCGTCCGTACTGTGGTCTGCCCCTTGAGTTGGGTGCCATCATTGGCGCTGGTGCGTACGGCGCATACATTGGAGCATAGCTGTGCGACATTCCGAATGGAGGATTACGATAGCTACAATCATAGACGAGTAATTAGTAATGCATTATGTGTAGGGTATAAATACCAAGGCGTTCTGTGTTCAACTCACCCTACTCCGGATACgacacctgcaccaccaccgggagcggCGGTTTCGGAGCCAGATTTCTTTGAATTACCGGGGTGTTCCGGCAACTGGGGACGTTTCGAATCTTTAAGGTAATTATTGAAGTATTCCACCTCCTTTCGCACTTCTTCGACTTTCTCTCCGTGCTTGTTGAAAATGTGTTTACGCACGAAATCGGGTCCTTTGAACTTT
Proteins encoded in this region:
- the LOC126577547 gene encoding protein lin-54 homolog produces the protein MDELKHNIEDSDDLVEYTMEYEEVDELEEHEELILTGDDEYEEHLDEIETIETIEMIGCDGEEYEEQLLEEKDGNSDSDGEVVPSVSANVQGVRKFTLQSSGRSPVTTLDSVVVIRPQPSQVASTGGSAIKLLNNSQTNQRPATQTLSYRLVKSDGSVIMKSNESLKRSIAVSSPSVQPPTKVLLNANARVVQIQSKSGSASPVVPKNVTLAKSSPHITGAGSTTKTITMKSLPGSTMKMVSQVVPCVSGQIPEGSLRVTKANISTQPIATRVLNSHANQASADSPKIILNTANASALAGKKAQLQSVNLSGVKPVQYLRVMKPAQNRTDSAADTAALPTKIVVQTTNKQNTVSAIGQVRSVGSLTTKSPAGAVTIPSKIFLQNNKTYVVRNGEIQATSSTTATPTSSTGKPPLPTQRRIIISGNNLQTQNKINVVGGSRSLVIKTEDMKPIDSKQIRTVLGKSPMLPKAGGSASKETIVKEIVSYEDEEDDFDQKPFTETKILSSIKEDYDESGDIEASAAHSITSMSYSYAEEGYKKRPCNCTKSQCLKLYCDCFANGEFCYNCNCKDCHNTQKDDYARQKAIRCTLERNPNAFKPKIGSIGPSDVATRLHTKGCNCKRSGCLKNYCECYEAKIPCSSNCKCIGCRNTDQFVQEFHYFGVADGSGKSLEDGVAPKLSPGLYGRDMQRHLSQALSTGDTKLMVYDAANANQLSLNTDMSKLPLNKQPHNFMTPDVIEATLQCMIAQADECQKRGCSIRTSERMILQEFGRCLVEIMEFASKSDNDLTARASQPEEI
- the LOC126575008 gene encoding SET domain-containing protein SmydA-8-like isoform X1; its protein translation is MNVAKKCGFCGKESTLKCGGCAGIYYCNPDHQKKHWRAKHKNECAKPYEIVYHSKEAKLARNEEIGRYFMATKPIPKDTVLFSENPLVIGPKWNLDEYEQRSAIVPCVGCFADCRLGQFRCEHCHWPACKPDCPGLTNANLHGIECGILRFGRAPKPTDDPETFFDYYRYDALLVLKCLAIQIRSPTQFEQMMNLESHYEMRKNTHYYQDADDRVVSYLLRNYLEPLQKLEQKQGKQVLKVCDRKVLHKIAGILEVNAMVIPLANGREICGLYPIGCMLEHCCVPNSFYTFDCSKGMKLTFKAGRDIQKGEHLSTTYTHSLWGTHLRRQHLKTNKYFGCKCERCSDPTEFGTFLSALRCMGLDGEPCGGYQLPIDPLSETSDWKCDRCPVQITHDQVNFLLSKIGEEVDELMGRKASVKEFEDLIHKLQNFLHPNHFHLLTLQHSLIQMYGHLSGYQLQGLSDALLQRKLSMCRDMMRIIDVLDPESFRLTLYAGSILLEQQFALVERNRRQQTSGTGNVENMKRDYQEAYDCLMRARKMLHNEMGTKQGKKLLEEVERALERISDDPLAAVDPVETV
- the LOC126575008 gene encoding SET domain-containing protein SmydA-8-like isoform X2, which codes for MNVAKKCGFCGKESTLKCGGCAGIYYCNPDHQKKHWRAKHKNECAKPYELARNEEIGRYFMATKPIPKDTVLFSENPLVIGPKWNLDEYEQRSAIVPCVGCFADCRLGQFRCEHCHWPACKPDCPGLTNANLHGIECGILRFGRAPKPTDDPETFFDYYRYDALLVLKCLAIQIRSPTQFEQMMNLESHYEMRKNTHYYQDADDRVVSYLLRNYLEPLQKLEQKQGKQVLKVCDRKVLHKIAGILEVNAMVIPLANGREICGLYPIGCMLEHCCVPNSFYTFDCSKGMKLTFKAGRDIQKGEHLSTTYTHSLWGTHLRRQHLKTNKYFGCKCERCSDPTEFGTFLSALRCMGLDGEPCGGYQLPIDPLSETSDWKCDRCPVQITHDQVNFLLSKIGEEVDELMGRKASVKEFEDLIHKLQNFLHPNHFHLLTLQHSLIQMYGHLSGYQLQGLSDALLQRKLSMCRDMMRIIDVLDPESFRLTLYAGSILLEQQFALVERNRRQQTSGTGNVENMKRDYQEAYDCLMRARKMLHNEMGTKQGKKLLEEVERALERISDDPLAAVDPVETV